From the genome of Nocardia sp. NBC_01503, one region includes:
- a CDS encoding BP74-related protein, giving the protein MAYFAFTDYSGKEFVFKLTNDQRIAEARRILSGEETMSTHVMGKIRKRPEPYNPGWSFALDPDTISFFTMAIEVCDSSIQYTEDYLDEACGAFLPGCFWCPWSSRLTRELQDSEVQG; this is encoded by the coding sequence ATGGCCTACTTCGCATTCACCGATTACTCCGGCAAGGAATTCGTCTTCAAGCTGACCAATGATCAGCGCATTGCCGAGGCTCGCCGCATCCTGTCCGGCGAGGAGACGATGTCGACCCATGTGATGGGCAAGATCCGCAAGCGGCCCGAGCCCTACAATCCGGGCTGGTCCTTCGCCCTCGACCCGGACACCATCAGTTTCTTCACCATGGCAATCGAGGTGTGCGACTCCAGCATTCAGTACACCGAGGATTATCTCGACGAGGCGTGCGGTGCGTTCCTGCCGGGCTGTTTCTGGTGTCCGTGGTCGTCGCGACTCACCCGGGAACTCCAGGATTCCGAGGTACAGGGCTGA
- a CDS encoding lysophospholipid acyltransferase family protein — protein sequence MEPVYFPIIGLARTVFAAQGLKFTVTGDENIPAKGGAVIAINHTGYMDFTYAGLPARTTKRYVRFMAKKEVFDNSISGPIMRALKHIPVDRAAGADSYHEAVNRLRGGELVGVYPEATISRSFELKEFKSGAARMAIEANVPIIPMVIWGAQRVWTKGYPKRLGRTNTPISIEVGAPIQPYEPAAELTEQLHKTMEAMLLNVQQDYVHEPGAYWVPARLGGGAPTLEEANELDRAEAEEKAAKRARNRPSQTD from the coding sequence GTGGAACCCGTCTACTTCCCGATCATCGGGCTGGCTCGTACCGTCTTCGCGGCACAGGGCCTGAAGTTCACTGTCACTGGCGACGAAAACATCCCGGCGAAGGGTGGCGCTGTCATCGCCATCAATCACACGGGTTACATGGACTTCACGTATGCGGGCCTGCCTGCGCGTACGACGAAGCGCTATGTGCGTTTTATGGCGAAGAAGGAGGTTTTCGACAATTCGATCAGCGGGCCGATCATGCGGGCGCTCAAGCATATTCCGGTAGATCGCGCCGCGGGGGCGGACTCGTATCACGAGGCTGTGAATCGACTGCGTGGCGGCGAACTGGTCGGTGTGTATCCCGAGGCGACCATCAGCCGCAGTTTCGAATTGAAGGAATTCAAGTCCGGTGCGGCGCGCATGGCCATCGAGGCGAACGTGCCGATCATCCCCATGGTGATCTGGGGCGCGCAGCGCGTCTGGACCAAGGGCTATCCCAAGCGCCTGGGCCGCACCAACACCCCCATCTCCATCGAGGTGGGCGCGCCGATTCAGCCGTACGAACCGGCCGCCGAGCTGACCGAGCAACTGCACAAGACCATGGAAGCCATGCTCCTGAACGTGCAGCAGGATTACGTACATGAGCCGGGCGCGTACTGGGTGCCCGCCCGGCTGGGCGGCGGCGCACCGACTTTGGAAGAAGCGAACGAACTCGATCGCGCCGAGGCAGAGGAAAAGGCCGCCAAACGCGCGCGGAACCGCCCTTCCCAGACTGATTGA
- a CDS encoding Rieske 2Fe-2S domain-containing protein: MQITSVGHAGFHISTAAGTILCDPWVNPAYFASWVPFPDNTQLDWDTLGNCDFLYVSHLHRDHFDAKHLADKINKDATVLLPDYPVPDLRRELEQLGFTKFFETEDSVKHTITGAGGNQLDIMIIALRAPADGPIGDSGIVVSDGETVCFNMNDARPVDMDVLHDAFGHVDIHLLQYSGAIWYPMVYDIPAKTKANFGKQKRQRGMDRARSYIEQVGATWVVPSAGPPVFLDDELRYLNDDRGDEGNIFPDQVVFLDQMEAHGNNGGILMIPGSTVELHGKDLAELSHPVAPDSIYGDKAAYIEAMAQRFAPVIAAEKASWANEDDGPLLPRLKELFEPIMAQSDLICDGIGYSVALVMGEETVVLDFPKRIVREPVEGEGKQRYGFRIDPILVRTVLRDNEPDWVNTIFLSTRFTTWRIGGYNEFLYTFFKCLTDERIAYADGWFSEAHDDSASTELDGWEVQRRCPHLKADLSKFGVVEGNTLTCNLHGWQWDLESGRCKTSKGHELRSRKLDAPGN; encoded by the coding sequence GTGCAGATCACCAGCGTCGGACACGCCGGGTTCCACATCTCCACCGCAGCGGGGACGATCCTGTGCGATCCGTGGGTGAACCCGGCATATTTCGCATCATGGGTTCCCTTCCCCGATAACACCCAGCTGGATTGGGACACACTCGGCAACTGCGATTTCCTCTACGTCTCGCATCTGCACCGTGATCACTTCGACGCGAAACACCTCGCCGACAAGATCAATAAAGACGCGACGGTGCTGCTCCCCGACTATCCGGTGCCGGACCTGCGCCGCGAACTCGAGCAGCTGGGCTTCACCAAGTTCTTCGAAACCGAGGACTCGGTCAAGCACACCATCACCGGCGCCGGCGGCAACCAGCTCGACATCATGATCATCGCGCTGCGCGCACCCGCCGACGGACCCATCGGCGACTCCGGCATCGTCGTCTCCGACGGTGAAACCGTGTGCTTCAACATGAATGACGCGCGACCCGTCGATATGGATGTGCTGCACGACGCCTTCGGGCACGTCGACATCCACCTGCTGCAGTACTCCGGGGCGATCTGGTACCCGATGGTCTACGACATCCCCGCCAAGACCAAGGCCAACTTCGGCAAGCAGAAGCGCCAGCGCGGTATGGACCGGGCCCGCTCCTATATCGAACAGGTCGGGGCCACCTGGGTGGTGCCGTCCGCCGGACCGCCGGTCTTCCTGGACGACGAGCTGCGCTACCTCAACGACGACCGCGGCGATGAGGGCAATATCTTCCCCGACCAGGTCGTCTTCCTGGATCAGATGGAGGCCCACGGCAATAACGGTGGCATCCTGATGATTCCGGGCTCCACCGTGGAACTGCACGGCAAGGATCTCGCCGAACTCTCGCATCCGGTCGCGCCCGACAGCATCTACGGTGACAAGGCCGCCTACATCGAGGCCATGGCACAGCGGTTCGCGCCGGTCATCGCCGCCGAAAAGGCTTCCTGGGCAAACGAAGACGACGGGCCGCTACTGCCCCGGTTGAAGGAACTCTTCGAACCGATCATGGCGCAGAGCGATCTCATCTGCGACGGCATCGGCTACTCCGTCGCCCTCGTCATGGGCGAGGAGACCGTGGTGCTCGACTTCCCCAAGCGGATCGTGCGCGAACCGGTCGAGGGAGAAGGCAAGCAGCGCTACGGATTCCGCATCGACCCCATCCTGGTCCGCACCGTGCTGCGCGATAACGAACCCGACTGGGTGAACACCATCTTCCTGTCCACGCGCTTCACCACCTGGCGCATCGGCGGATACAACGAATTCCTCTACACCTTCTTCAAATGCCTCACCGATGAGCGCATCGCCTATGCCGACGGCTGGTTCTCCGAGGCGCACGACGATTCGGCCTCTACCGAACTCGACGGCTGGGAAGTGCAGCGGCGCTGCCCGCATTTGAAGGCGGATCTGTCGAAATTCGGTGTGGTGGAGGGCAATACCCTCACCTGCAATCTGCACGGGTGGCAGTGGGATCTGGAATCGGGGCGCTGCAAGACCTCCAAGGGGCATGAGCTGCGCTCGCGAAAGCTGGACGCACCCGGCAATTAG
- a CDS encoding MFS transporter has protein sequence MRALTLRAVLFALTADLIPYYALYALLFADHGLSTAQISALLAIWSVTSFLLEVPSGAWADTVSRRGLLMLSGVLLTAGFLVWTLLPSYAGFAAGFILWGAAGALRSGTFEALIYDDLAARASTAAYPRLLGYTRAAAESAALTGILAAAPLYAWGGYALVGWSSVLLAGVHVLSAIALPGAPKVVSASAVEDLEDEPDTASPPVGLTSTPAGVSRYVHMLRSGLRESLHVRVVRRGVILVALLNGITAFDEYFSLLADHTGVSPSISAVLVGVTVAGALTGAALAGHTENVSARAFSIALGIAGVLFIGGALLCGAATSHPTLVYSLTAAGFTGIAIAYGIDYNADVLASARLQDAIAGPARATVTSVSGLVTEVIALIVFIFVGVAAAWLPIPALVAALGTPLLLIAVLLPTWLPKAAEEESLKQPTAE, from the coding sequence GTGCGCGCACTCACGCTGCGCGCGGTGCTGTTCGCGCTCACGGCGGATCTGATTCCGTATTACGCGCTGTACGCGCTGCTCTTCGCCGATCACGGCCTGAGTACCGCGCAGATCTCCGCATTGCTGGCGATCTGGTCGGTGACCTCCTTCCTGTTGGAGGTGCCCTCGGGTGCCTGGGCGGATACGGTCTCGCGCCGAGGGCTGCTGATGCTCTCCGGTGTGCTGCTCACGGCGGGTTTCCTGGTCTGGACGCTGCTGCCGTCCTATGCCGGTTTCGCGGCGGGTTTCATCCTGTGGGGTGCCGCCGGTGCGCTGCGTTCGGGCACCTTCGAGGCGTTGATCTACGACGATCTCGCCGCGCGCGCGTCGACCGCCGCCTATCCGCGCCTGCTGGGCTACACCCGTGCCGCGGCTGAATCCGCTGCTCTCACAGGTATTCTCGCCGCCGCTCCGCTGTACGCGTGGGGTGGTTATGCCCTGGTCGGCTGGTCGAGTGTGCTGTTGGCGGGTGTGCATGTGCTGTCCGCGATCGCGCTGCCGGGTGCCCCGAAGGTCGTATCCGCTTCGGCGGTGGAGGATCTGGAGGATGAACCCGATACCGCGTCGCCACCGGTCGGGCTCACCTCCACACCGGCGGGTGTGTCCCGCTATGTGCATATGCTGCGCTCGGGTCTGCGAGAGTCCCTGCACGTCAGGGTTGTTCGCCGCGGTGTCATCCTGGTGGCGCTGTTGAACGGTATTACCGCTTTCGACGAGTACTTCTCCCTGCTCGCCGATCACACCGGCGTCTCGCCGTCGATCTCCGCGGTGCTGGTCGGTGTGACGGTCGCGGGTGCGCTGACCGGTGCGGCGCTCGCCGGTCATACCGAAAACGTCTCCGCGCGAGCGTTTTCCATCGCCCTGGGTATCGCCGGTGTGCTGTTCATCGGTGGTGCGCTGCTGTGCGGTGCGGCGACCTCGCACCCCACCCTCGTGTATTCCCTTACGGCAGCGGGCTTCACGGGCATCGCCATCGCCTACGGCATCGACTACAACGCGGATGTGCTGGCCTCGGCCCGCCTCCAGGACGCCATCGCAGGTCCGGCCCGTGCGACGGTTACCTCGGTGTCCGGCTTGGTCACCGAGGTGATCGCATTGATCGTCTTCATTTTCGTAGGTGTGGCCGCCGCCTGGCTCCCCATCCCCGCTCTGGTCGCCGCCCTGGGTACCCCGCTGCTGTTGATCGCGGTCCTACTCCCGACCTGGCTCCCGAAGGCGGCGGAGGAGGAATCGCTCAAACAACCGACGGCCGAGTGA
- a CDS encoding ABC transporter family substrate-binding protein, producing MRSGRGCAAVVLAAGLALVACGGGDTTATGTGELGITADINPHVREDIRDGGDLRLAMTSFPANWNTLQIDGNEGEIAELVKPLMPRSFLTDPSGNLTVDHDYFTDVRMTSTNPQVVSYTINPEAVWSDGSPITWQDIAAQAHALSGKDTRYLIAISNGFDRVAKVERGTDDRQAIITFEKPYADWRGQFAGNSMLYPKQVTADPESFNRSEIDAIGLTGGPFVVRSADRTSGLITLAHNPKWWGSAPKLDTIVYRVLDSNAWTQALQNKEIDAALLRTINDLQNVRAVPGLTIRQAPLNRWRHFTFNGAPGSILADQQLRVAISKAIDRQRIADTMQNGLTTKPAPLNNHIFLRGQHGYQDNSLGFDPGAAAAELDALGWVRDGDGRVKDGKRLVIRDVMYNDDTWVQIAKLIQQDLGKVGVELTIDTRPGSRYFTDVIQPGDFDVCQFVFQGDAFPFNGIPQIYGYHPDNLQANFGRIGSPELNELIDKTLSELDPEKAIELANQVDRKVFEEGHSLPLVQNEGNFGVRSDLANYGAPGLASYDYTTIGFLK from the coding sequence GCGGCGATCTCCGGCTCGCCATGACCTCGTTCCCCGCCAACTGGAACACCCTCCAGATCGATGGCAATGAGGGCGAAATCGCGGAGTTGGTCAAACCACTCATGCCCCGCTCATTCCTGACCGACCCCTCCGGCAACCTCACGGTCGACCACGACTACTTCACCGACGTGCGGATGACCAGCACGAATCCGCAGGTCGTCAGCTACACCATCAACCCTGAGGCGGTGTGGTCGGACGGCTCTCCGATCACCTGGCAGGACATCGCAGCGCAGGCACACGCGCTGAGTGGCAAGGACACTCGCTATCTGATAGCCATATCCAATGGCTTCGACCGGGTCGCCAAGGTAGAGCGCGGGACGGACGACCGGCAGGCGATCATCACCTTCGAGAAGCCCTATGCCGACTGGCGCGGCCAGTTCGCGGGCAACTCCATGCTGTATCCCAAACAGGTGACGGCCGACCCGGAGTCATTCAACAGGTCCGAGATCGACGCGATCGGACTCACCGGCGGGCCGTTCGTGGTGCGCTCCGCCGACCGCACCTCCGGCCTGATCACATTGGCCCACAACCCGAAATGGTGGGGTAGCGCCCCCAAACTCGACACCATCGTCTACCGGGTGCTGGACAGCAATGCCTGGACACAGGCCTTGCAGAACAAGGAGATCGACGCGGCCCTGCTGCGCACCATCAACGATCTGCAGAATGTGCGCGCCGTCCCCGGCCTCACTATTCGACAGGCACCGCTGAACCGCTGGCGCCACTTCACATTCAACGGCGCCCCCGGCTCCATCCTCGCCGATCAGCAACTGCGCGTGGCCATTTCGAAGGCCATCGATCGGCAACGGATCGCCGACACCATGCAGAACGGCCTGACCACCAAACCCGCCCCGCTGAACAACCACATCTTCCTGCGCGGCCAGCACGGGTATCAGGACAACAGCCTCGGCTTCGATCCCGGGGCCGCCGCAGCGGAACTCGACGCGCTCGGCTGGGTACGCGACGGCGACGGTCGAGTCAAAGACGGTAAGCGCCTGGTGATTCGGGACGTCATGTACAACGACGACACCTGGGTCCAGATCGCCAAGCTCATTCAGCAGGATCTGGGTAAGGTCGGGGTCGAACTCACCATCGACACCCGACCCGGCAGCCGCTATTTCACCGATGTCATCCAGCCCGGTGATTTCGATGTATGTCAATTCGTATTTCAGGGTGATGCGTTCCCGTTCAACGGAATACCGCAGATCTACGGGTATCACCCGGACAATCTCCAGGCCAATTTCGGACGCATCGGCTCACCCGAACTCAATGAGCTGATCGACAAGACGCTATCGGAACTGGATCCGGAGAAGGCCATCGAACTCGCCAACCAAGTGGATCGCAAGGTCTTCGAGGAAGGTCATTCGCTGCCGCTCGTTCAGAACGAAGGTAACTTCGGCGTCCGATCCGACCTGGCCAATTATGGTGCCCCCGGATTGGCTTCCTACGACTACACCACGATCGGGTTCTTGAAGTAA
- a CDS encoding peroxiredoxin family protein yields MTIEYGVWGLRLALVVVFGLSAAGKSTDAAGTRKAVGEFGVPIRLVPAVAIGLPVLEGVVALGLLWWWTAAAAAVLAVALLVVFSVAVAWLLRQGRHPACSCFGAASTAPIGVPTLLRNGALLMLSLLAVVGAVRYPRVPGALPVDHAIGMAVSALFAGSLLWLWGELRSLRGRLDEQALSTLGAEGLPPGAVAPEFELLDASGAGRVNLESLLEQGHAVLLVFVHPGCEMCAALARELPRWQRRAAAALAIAVVGNGELEQHADWAREQGLGEIPMLVQQGNEAALRYRVRGTPSGVLIGADGRVLAPVARGAMAIRDLIVLAKKSGAQQVSGRNGQSVQNVG; encoded by the coding sequence ATGACTATCGAATACGGCGTGTGGGGACTGCGGTTGGCGCTCGTAGTGGTGTTCGGGCTGTCGGCGGCGGGGAAATCGACCGATGCGGCGGGGACCCGGAAGGCGGTGGGGGAGTTCGGGGTTCCGATACGTCTCGTCCCGGCGGTGGCGATCGGTCTGCCGGTGCTGGAGGGGGTGGTGGCCCTGGGTCTGCTGTGGTGGTGGACCGCGGCCGCGGCGGCCGTGCTCGCGGTGGCGCTGCTGGTGGTGTTCTCGGTCGCGGTGGCGTGGTTGCTGCGGCAGGGCAGGCATCCGGCGTGTTCGTGTTTCGGCGCCGCGAGTACCGCGCCGATCGGCGTGCCGACGCTGCTGCGCAATGGCGCGCTGTTGATGCTGTCGCTGCTCGCGGTGGTCGGCGCGGTGCGCTATCCACGAGTGCCCGGTGCGCTGCCCGTCGATCACGCCATCGGAATGGCGGTATCGGCGCTGTTCGCGGGGTCGCTGCTGTGGCTGTGGGGTGAATTGCGTTCACTGCGCGGCAGATTGGATGAGCAGGCGCTGTCGACCCTGGGGGCGGAGGGGCTGCCGCCGGGCGCGGTGGCGCCGGAGTTCGAATTGCTCGATGCCTCGGGTGCGGGCCGCGTGAATCTGGAGTCGCTGCTGGAGCAGGGTCATGCGGTGCTGTTGGTGTTCGTACATCCGGGTTGTGAGATGTGTGCCGCACTGGCGCGGGAGTTGCCGCGCTGGCAGCGGCGGGCGGCCGCAGCGCTGGCTATCGCGGTGGTGGGCAATGGTGAGCTGGAACAGCATGCCGACTGGGCGCGCGAGCAAGGTTTGGGTGAGATTCCGATGCTGGTGCAGCAGGGTAATGAGGCGGCGCTGCGGTATCGGGTGCGGGGTACGCCCTCGGGGGTGCTGATCGGCGCGGACGGCCGGGTGCTCGCGCCGGTGGCGCGGGGTGCGATGGCGATACGTGACTTGATTGTGCTCGCGAAAAAGTCTGGTGCACAGCAGGTTTCCGGTCGAAACGGTCAGTCGGTCCAGAATGTCGGCTAG
- a CDS encoding ABC transporter family substrate-binding protein → MRIRSTVIRFAIPMVALGLVVTGCSANDSGGSGKAEIGSTNAVNPHPVADLAEGGNLRLALSAFPESFNGLHVDGNTTDTTDVIAPTLPQAFVSDAAGVLTVDHNYFTDIQMTSTNPQTITYTINPKAVWTDGTPITWEDMQSQWKALNATDNNYQVAGTQGYDQVGKVERGADDRQAVVTFSKPYGEWQGLFGVLYPKADTESPQAFNDWARNSLPVSAGPFMISNLDRTQNRITLSRNPSWWGDKPVLDNITFSVLDHTAVLPAIQNNELDEATVSGLEMVVGARNTPNVEVRRAPEATFSLVAFNGAPGSILEDVKLRQAIAKAVDRQTIVENFQHGYVDDPKKLDNHIYMAGQTGYQDNSEVVAFNLDAAAKDLDALGWVLKGDTREKDGRKLEIRDVMYQQDAWVDTAKIIQNNLAKIGVKLTIQTVPGNGLFTNVIDPGNFDLAQYSLVGGTLPLGALRQIYYYDPANWQGNKSRIGSPELNTLIDQILQELDPAKAREMANKADQMIWAEVHSLPLNQAAGTHATRVNLANWGAFGMASPDYTKIGFLK, encoded by the coding sequence ATGCGGATACGTTCGACAGTCATACGATTCGCGATTCCCATGGTCGCATTGGGTCTGGTGGTGACCGGTTGCAGCGCCAATGACAGCGGCGGCAGCGGCAAAGCCGAGATCGGCAGCACCAATGCCGTCAACCCGCATCCGGTAGCGGACCTGGCGGAGGGCGGCAATCTACGACTGGCACTGTCCGCCTTCCCGGAGTCGTTCAACGGGCTGCACGTCGACGGCAATACCACCGACACCACCGATGTCATCGCTCCGACACTGCCGCAGGCGTTCGTCAGCGACGCCGCCGGTGTCTTGACCGTCGATCACAATTACTTCACCGACATCCAGATGACCTCCACCAACCCGCAGACGATCACCTACACGATCAACCCCAAAGCGGTCTGGACCGATGGCACTCCCATCACCTGGGAGGACATGCAGTCGCAGTGGAAGGCGCTGAACGCCACCGACAACAACTATCAGGTCGCCGGTACTCAAGGCTACGACCAGGTCGGCAAGGTTGAACGGGGCGCCGACGACCGGCAGGCCGTCGTCACATTCAGCAAACCTTACGGCGAGTGGCAGGGACTCTTCGGCGTGCTGTACCCCAAGGCCGATACCGAATCCCCGCAAGCCTTCAACGACTGGGCGCGTAACAGCCTGCCCGTCAGCGCGGGACCCTTCATGATCAGCAATCTGGATCGCACCCAGAACCGAATCACCCTCAGCCGCAACCCCAGTTGGTGGGGCGACAAACCGGTTTTGGACAACATCACCTTCAGTGTGCTCGACCACACCGCGGTGCTACCCGCCATTCAGAACAATGAGCTCGACGAGGCCACGGTATCCGGTCTGGAAATGGTTGTAGGCGCGCGTAATACACCGAACGTGGAGGTCCGGCGAGCACCCGAAGCCACCTTCTCGCTGGTCGCCTTCAATGGGGCGCCCGGCTCCATCCTCGAGGATGTGAAGCTGCGCCAGGCCATCGCCAAGGCGGTCGACCGGCAGACCATTGTGGAGAACTTCCAGCATGGCTACGTCGACGACCCGAAGAAGCTCGACAATCACATCTACATGGCGGGACAGACTGGCTACCAGGATAATTCGGAGGTCGTGGCCTTCAATCTGGACGCTGCCGCCAAGGATCTCGACGCCCTCGGCTGGGTGCTGAAGGGTGATACCCGGGAGAAGGACGGCCGCAAGCTGGAGATCCGCGATGTCATGTACCAGCAGGACGCCTGGGTGGACACCGCCAAGATCATCCAGAACAACCTGGCCAAGATCGGCGTGAAGCTCACCATCCAGACCGTGCCGGGCAACGGCCTGTTCACGAATGTGATCGATCCGGGTAACTTCGATCTCGCCCAGTACAGCCTGGTGGGTGGCACGCTCCCACTGGGCGCGCTGCGTCAGATCTACTACTACGATCCGGCCAACTGGCAGGGCAACAAGTCCCGTATCGGCTCGCCCGAACTCAATACCCTCATCGACCAGATCCTCCAGGAATTGGATCCGGCGAAGGCGCGGGAGATGGCCAACAAGGCCGATCAGATGATCTGGGCCGAGGTGCATTCCCTCCCGCTCAACCAGGCTGCGGGCACCCATGCGACCCGCGTCAACCTGGCCAACTGGGGCGCGTTCGGTATGGCCTCCCCCGACTACACGAAAATCGGCTTCCTCAAGTGA
- a CDS encoding DMT family transporter: MRGSGRVVREDRVVMMRRQVGLLSGGCIGAGVAVQARINGALGERLHDGVAAAVVSFGTGLVLVGLVCVGSARGRAGIGRVWTALRAGELRRWQLLGGLCGAFFVATQGLTVAVIGVTAFTVAVVAGQMVSSLAVDRLGMGPRGRTAVTWLRAGGAALALAAVALSVLGRTGTGGAGLAVPAALRGGPQALLIVLPLLAGVGVAWQQAVNGRVGAVGGPSSATLANFATGTIGLVSVEALMVLRSGWPTGFPAAPWLYLGGVIGVVFIALAVLVVRWIGVLLLGLTSVAGQLSMSLLLDVFAPTGARVSALAVVGCALTFVAVAIAARD, from the coding sequence ATGCGCGGATCGGGGCGCGTGGTGCGCGAGGATCGGGTGGTGATGATGCGACGGCAGGTCGGCCTCTTGTCGGGCGGTTGTATCGGCGCGGGGGTGGCCGTGCAGGCGCGGATCAACGGTGCGCTGGGGGAGCGACTGCACGACGGGGTCGCCGCGGCGGTGGTGAGTTTCGGGACGGGCTTGGTGCTGGTCGGACTGGTGTGCGTGGGGAGTGCGCGGGGTCGGGCGGGAATCGGGCGGGTGTGGACGGCGCTGCGGGCGGGCGAGTTGCGCCGGTGGCAGCTGCTGGGTGGCTTGTGCGGGGCGTTCTTCGTCGCGACGCAGGGGCTTACGGTGGCGGTCATCGGGGTTACGGCGTTCACGGTGGCGGTGGTCGCGGGGCAGATGGTGAGCAGTCTGGCGGTGGATCGGCTGGGGATGGGGCCGCGGGGCCGAACGGCAGTGACGTGGCTGCGGGCCGGGGGCGCGGCGCTGGCGCTGGCGGCGGTGGCCCTGTCGGTGCTGGGCCGCACCGGAACCGGTGGTGCGGGATTGGCGGTGCCGGCGGCCCTGCGGGGTGGGCCGCAGGCGCTGTTGATCGTATTGCCGCTGCTGGCCGGGGTGGGGGTGGCTTGGCAGCAGGCGGTGAACGGGCGGGTGGGCGCGGTCGGTGGTCCGTCCTCGGCGACGCTGGCGAATTTCGCGACCGGGACGATCGGGCTGGTGTCGGTCGAAGCGCTGATGGTGCTGCGATCGGGTTGGCCCACCGGGTTTCCGGCCGCACCGTGGCTGTATCTGGGCGGCGTGATCGGGGTGGTTTTCATCGCGCTGGCGGTGCTGGTGGTGCGCTGGATCGGGGTGCTGCTGCTCGGGTTGACCTCCGTGGCGGGGCAGTTGTCGATGTCGCTGCTGCTGGATGTGTTCGCGCCGACCGGTGCGCGGGTCTCGGCTCTGGCGGTGGTGGGTTGCGCGTTGACCTTCGTGGCGGTTGCGATAGCGGCGCGCGACTGA